From a region of the Cyprinus carpio isolate SPL01 chromosome A18, ASM1834038v1, whole genome shotgun sequence genome:
- the LOC109055474 gene encoding extracellular calcium-sensing receptor-like: MAQKKQEMWITLYISLYLSFNCMYAASVLRSDTCHLQGHFRLNGMYQDGDVILGGLFQVHFFTVFPDLSFKTEPEPPYCEKFDMESFQQAQTMAFAINEINKNPDLLPNITLGYNLYDNCVRLGMAFRAAMSLISGTEKSFSNLNCTGPPPVVGIVGDPSSTPSIAISSVLGLFRVPIVSYYATCSCLSERKKYPSFFRTIPSDAFQVRAMVQILRHFGWTWVGLIYSDDDYGVYAAQSFHQEMQLFGHCVAFSEILPHYNNPRDIQRIIGMIQASTARVVVVFSTSSFLLPLMDEVVLQNMTGRQWIASEAWATSPVYHTPRLLPYLGGTLGIAVRRGKIQGLHDFLLHIRPSNEPKNNMLRIFWENMFGCSYETGATVKDGEQVKNICTGEEDPIPTNTPYTDVSGLRAAYNVYKAVYALAHALHDLMQCEEGRGPFSGNRCADINKLKPWQLVHYLQKVNFTTGFGDHVSFDKNGDALAIYDVLNWQPSSDGSIRIYTVGVVNEGATTGMVLKLEEDAIYWNFETKKPPRSVCSESCPPGTRRATRKGLPVCCFDCLPCRDGDISNSTDAFECTTCPDEFWSSPDNNQCVPKEVEFLSYEEPLGISLTTASLLGTCFSGLVMIDFAHHRNTPIVRANNSELSFLLLLSLKMCFLCVLLFIGQPQLWTCQLRHAVFGISFVLCISSILVKTMVVIAVFKSSRPEGKGTMKWFGAVQQRCTVLLLTALQVVICAVWLSSASPTPHKNNHYIRSKIVYECAIGSVAGFSVLLGYIGLLAAVSFLLAFLARNLPDNFNEAKFITFSMLIFCAVWIAFVPAYVSSPGKYAVAVEIFAILASSFGLLVAIFAPKCYIILLHPERNTKNAIMGRETQNK; the protein is encoded by the exons ATGGCTCAGAAAAAGCAAGAGATGTGGATCACTCTGTATATTTCTCTATACCTGTCCTTTAACTGTATGTATGCAGCGTCAGTCCTGAGATCAGACACATGTCATCTCCAGGGGCACTTTCGGTTGAACGGCATGTACCAGGATGGAGATGTTATACTTGGAGGCCTGTTTCAGGTTCATTTCTTCACAGTTTTCCCAGATCTGAGCTTCAAAACAGAACCAGAACCACCATACTGCGAAAA ATTTGATATGGAAAGCTTCCAGCAGGCACAAACCATGGCTTTCGCAATAAACGAGATCAATAAGAATCCAGACTTACTGCCTAACATCACTCTTGGTTACAATCTTTATGACAATTGTGTGAGACTAGGAATGGCGTTCCGGGCTGCCATGTCCCTAATTAGTGGGACTGAGAAGTCCTTCTCCAACCTCAACTGTACTGGTCCTCCGCCAGTAGTTGGTATTGTGGGGGATCCAAGTTCAACTCCTTCCATTGCAATTTCCAGTGTTCTGGGACTATTTAGAGTACCTATA GTTAGTTACTACGCCACCTGCTCCTGTTTGAGTGAGAGAAAAAAGTACCCCTCCTTCTTCAGAACAATCCCCAGTGATGCCTTCCAGGTGCGTGCTATGGTTCAAATATTGAGACATTTTGGATGGACCTGGGTTGGTCTCATTTACAGTGACGATGATTATGGCGTCTACGCTGCTCAGTCCTTCCACCAGGAAATGCAGCTGTTTGGACATTGTGTTGCTTTTTCTGAAATCCTGCCCCATTATAACAACCCCAGAGATATTCAGCGTATAATAGGAATGATTCAGGCCTCTACAGCTAGAGTAGTGGTTGTTTTTTCCACTTCATCCTTTTTGTTACCTTTGATGGATGAGGTGGTGTTGCAGAACATGACAGGCAGGCAGTGGATTGCGAGTGAAGCTTGGGCCACCTCTCCTGTATACCACACTCCACGTTTACTGCCCTACTTGGGGGGCACACTGGGCATTGCTGTTAGACGTGGAAAGATCCAGGGGCTTCATGACTTTTTACTTCATATTCGTCCCAGCAATGAACCAAAAAATAATATGCTAAGAATCTTCTGGGAGAACATGTTCGGGTGCAGTTATGAAACTGGGGCTACAGTGAAAGATGGAGAGCAAGTGAAAAATATATGTACAGGAGAGGAGGATCCGATCCCCACAAACACACCATACACTGATGTTTCTGGGTTGAGAGCAGCTTATAATGTCTATAAGGCAGTTTATGCCCTGGCACATGCACTTCATGACCTGATGCAGTGTGAGGAGGGGAGAGGACCATTCAGTGGGAACAGATGTGCCGACATAAATAAACTGAAACCTTGGCAG CTGGTTCACTACCTACAGAAAGTGAACTTCACCACAGGCTTTGGGGATCATGTGTCATTTGATAAGAATGGAGATGCTCTGGCCATCTATGATGTGCTGAACTGGCAGCCAAGCTCTGATGGATCAATAAGGATCTACACAGTTGGTGTGGTAAATGAAGGAGCAACAACAGGGATGGTGCTCAAACTGGAAGAGGATGCAATATACTGGAACTTTGAGacaaaaaaa CCCCCAAGGTCTGTGTGCAGTGAAAGCTGCCCCCCAGGCACCAGACGAGCCACACGCAAGGGCcttcctgtctgctgttttgaCTGCCTGCCATGCAGAGATGGAGATATTTCAAACTCAACAG ATGCTTTTGAGTGTACAACATGTCCAGATGAGTTCTGGTCCAGTCCAGATAACAATCAGTGTGTCCCGAAAGAAGTAGAATTTCTGTCCTATGAGGAACCTCTAGGCATCTCCTTGACCACTGCATCTCTGCTTGGCACTTGCTTCTCTGGTCTTGTGATGATCGACTTCGCTCATCACCGTAACACTCCAATAGTACGTGCCAACAATTCAGAGCTCAGCTTCCTGCTGCTGTTGTCACTCAAAATGTGTTTCCTGTGTGTGCTGCTGTTCATTGGCCAGCCACAGTTGTGGACGTGTCAGTTAAGACATGCTGTGTTTGGTATAAGCTTTGTCCTGTGCATTTCCAGCATCCTGGTCAAGACTATGGTGGTAATAGCTGTGTTCAAGTCATCTCGACCAGAGGGCAAAGGAACGATGAAATGGTTTGGAGCAGTTCAACAAAGATGCACAGTTCTGCTCCTAACAGCCCTCCAGGTTGTGATATGTGCAGTCTGGCTATCAAGTGCATCTCCAACACCACATAAAAACAACCATTATATCCGCTCTAAAATAGTATATGAATGTGCTATTGGGTCAGTGGCTGGTTTTTCTGTTTTACTGGGATACATTGGACTGTTGGCAGCAGTAAGCTTCCTGTTAGCCTTCCTGGCAAGAAATCTTCCAGATAATTTTAATGAAGCAAAGTTCATCACATTTAGCATGTTGATTTTCTGTGCTGTGTGGATTGCATTTGTTCCAGCATATGTGAGCTCTCCTGGGAAATATGCAGTAGCTGTAGAGATATTTGCCATTTTAGCTTCTAGTTTTGGATTACTGGTGGCCATATTTGCCCCAAAGTGCTACATCATCCTTTTACATCCAGAGAGAAACACTAAAAATGCCATCATGGGaagagaaacacaaaataaataa
- the LOC109077601 gene encoding LOW QUALITY PROTEIN: extracellular calcium-sensing receptor (The sequence of the model RefSeq protein was modified relative to this genomic sequence to represent the inferred CDS: substituted 2 bases at 2 genomic stop codons) produces MLFSLALVFLLLFWDCGQKKYLFLPYTDAQGCRKSRLHQTLSMSVQVLSLLPLSVLVLLLCAVCGAGMGFSVVEETLQEKCVNLDTSQNLDGDGFYQDGDVIIGALINVHNLAATPDLSFTGKAELAPCLDFQENSVQWAQAIVFAVEEINRSPSLLPGVQLGYHVMDSCSRYPHSLMAAMSMISGGNKTCGTTRPAKVLIGDSSSTQSILLSRTLRPLQIAVVSYLASCPCLSDRQKYPNFFRTVPSDAYQARTMAQMAKRFGWTWVGAVVADNDYGRGAVQVFEEEIKGTGICLAFYHTLYREQLAKDVARAAATVQASSARVILVFSWYMDVEVFLLELIRRNVTDRLFLASEIWSTSTYVLANPQLYTIAKGTLGVALRSAPIPGFDAHLRQLHPAPYPDNEFLRTLWENTFGCRLMKSSSKAIQKALPLCSGRESLEGVHSQFTDTSQLTVTYNIYLAVYAAAHALHALLECTPQNNSDSQIKPKCSSPDNITPAQLLQYIGQVHFTTQLGEEFYFQDGSIPPVYNLVNWQRATVGLVLCGFLKRKSSSXWFTHVCFISWPGDSGKMPVSMCTSECPPGTRKAIKKGLPVCCFDCLPCTEGEISNSTGSIKCYRCPPEFWSNSFRNECVPRETEFLSFRETMGITLVSVAISGAVITATVALIFLYHKSTPVVKANNSELSFLLLLSLKLCFLCSLVFVGQPSLWSCRIQQAAFGISFVLCISCILAKAIVVLFAFHSTRTGSSALIRWFGPGQHRGSVLVFTSVQVVICAIWLSVSPPSPHRNFGIQGXKVILECTVGSVVGFACVLGYIGFLAAVCFLLGFFACKLPDNFNEAKLITFSMLIFCAVWTAFVPAYVSSPGKYSIAVKIFAILASSFGFLFCIFIPKFYIILLKPENNIKRFLMGKA; encoded by the exons ATGTTGTTTTCTCTGGCCCTTGTTTTTCTACTGCTCTTTTGGGACTGTGGTCAAAAGAAATATCTCTTCTTGCCCTACACTGATGCACAAGGGTGCAGGAAGAGCAgattacaccaaactttgtcaatgTCTGTACAAGTCCTATCGTTGCTCCCACTTTCTGTGCTGGTGCTTCTACTGTGTGCAGTATGTGGGGCTGGAATGGGGTTTTCTGTGGTAGAAGAGACTCTGCAGGAAAAGTGTGTGAACTTGGACACTTCACAGAATTTAGACGGTGATGGTTTCTACCAGGATGGTGATGTGATTATCGGTGCTCTCATTAATGTACATAACCTGGCTGCGACCCCTGACCTGAGCTTCACTGGAAAAGCTGAATTAGCGCCATGCTTAGA TTTTCAGGAAAATTCTGTGCAGTGGGCTCAGGCGATTGTATTTGCAGTTGAGGAAATTAACCGGAGCCCCTCTCTGTTGCCGGGGGTCCAGCTGGGTTATCACGTAATGGATAGCTGTTCCCGTTACCCCCACAGCCTGATGGCAGCTATGTCAATGATCAGTGGAGGAAACAAAACTTGCGGCACCACAAGACCTGCCAAAGTCCTCATAGGAGATTCTTCTTCTACACAAAGCATTCTTCTGTCCAGGACCCTGAGACCCCTGCAGATTGCAGTG GTCAGCTACTTGGCCAGCTGCCCGTGTCTAAGTGACAGACAAAAGTACCCTAATTTCTTCCGCACTGTCCCTAGTGATGCTTATCAGGCACGCACCATGGCACAGATGGCCAAACGCTTCGGCTGGACCTGGGTTGGAGCCGTGGTTGCCGATAATGACTATGGCCGCGGGGCTGTACAGGTGTTTGAAGAGGAAATCAAGGGCACGGGAATCTGTTTGGCCTTTTATCACACACTTTACAGGGAGCAGTTGGCAAAGGATGTGGCCCGTGCTGCTGCAACAGTCCAAGCCTCTTCTGCCCGCGTAATCCTGGTGTTTTCTTGGTATATGGATGTAGAGGTGTTTCTTTTGGAATTAATCCGTAGGAATGTGACAGACAGGCTATTCCTGGCCAGTGAGATTTGGAGCACTAGCACCTATGTCTTGGCCAATCCCCAACTCTACACCATCGCTAAAGGAACACTGGGTGTAGCTTTAAGAAGTGCGCCTATACCTGGTTTTGATGCGCATCTCCGGCAGCTACATCCTGCCCCTTACCCTGATAATGAATTCTTGAGGACTTTGTGGGAAAATACATTTGGCTGTAGGCTTATGAAAAGCTCTTCCAAGGCTATTCAGAAAGCCCTGCCTCTATGCAGTGGCAGAGAGAGTCTAGAGGGGGTTCACAGTCAATTTACCGATACTTCTCAACTGACAGtgacatataatatttatttagctgtATACGCTGCTGCTCATGCACTTCATGCTTTGCTGGAGTGCACCCCGCAAAATAACTCTGATTCTCAAATAAAACCAAAGTGCTCCTCTCCAGACAACATCACTCCAGCACAG CTTTTACAGTATATTGGACAAGTTCATTTTACCACTCAGTTAGGAGAGGAGTTTTATTTCCAGGATGGCAGCATTCCACCTGTCTATAACCTGGTAAACTGGCAGAGAGCTACTGTTGGTTTGGTGCTGTGTGGTTTTTTGAAGAGGAAATCAAGCTCCTGATGGTTCActcatgtgtgttttatttcatggCCTGGAGACTCTGGGAAG ATGCCTGTATCCATGTGCACTTCTGAGTGTCCACCTGGGACACGTAAAGCCATTAAGAAGGGTCTGCCAGTGTGCTGTTTTGACTGCCTGCCCTGTACGGAGGGGGAAATCAGTAACAGTACAG GCTCAATAAAATGTTATCGCTGTCCCCCAGAGTTCTGGTCTAATAGTTTCAGAAATGAATGTGTGCCCCGCGAGACTGAGTTCCTCTCCTTTAGAGAAACAATGGGCATCACACTGGTAAGTGTTGCAATTTCGGGTGCCGTCATCACAGCTACAGTGGCTCTGATTTTCCTGTACCATAAGAGCACTCCGGTAGTTAAAGCCAACAACTCTGAGCTCAGCTtcctgctgctgctgtctctcaAGCTCTGCTTCTTGTGCTCACTGGTGTTTGTAGGCCAGCCATCGCTCTGGTCATGTAGGATTCAACAGGCTGCATTTGGGATCAGTTTTGTCCTGTGCATCTCCTGTATTCTGGCCAAGGCGATTGTGGTTCTATTTGCATTTCACTCCACTAGAACTGGATCCTCAGCTCTTATCAGATGGTTTGGACCGGGCCAGCACAGAGGAAGTGTTCTGGTCTTTACCAGTGTTCAGGTGGTTATCTGTGCCATTTGGCTCTCCGTCAGTCCACCTTCACCACACCGTAACTTTGGAATCCAAGGCTGAAAGGTCATCCTTGAGTGCACAGTTGGGTCAGTTGTGGGATTCGCCTGTGTTCTGGGCTACATTGGCTTTCTGGCTGCTGTCTGCTTCCTGCTGGGCTTCTTTGCATGTAAACTTCCAGATAATTTTAACGAGGCAAAATTAATTACTTTCAGCATGTTGATCTTCTGTGCTGTCTGGACTGCATTTGTGCCAGCATATGTCAGCTCGCCAGGGAAATACAGCATAGCAGTGAAAATTTTTGCCATATTGGCCTCTAGTTTTGGATTCTTGTTTTGTATCTTTATCccaaaattttacattattttactcaagccagaaaacaatattaaaagatTTCTTATGGGAAAAGCATAA